The following is a genomic window from Dryobates pubescens isolate bDryPub1 chromosome 5, bDryPub1.pri, whole genome shotgun sequence.
CAAGCTCATCTTCTCCCCAACACTGCTTCATTGCTCCTGGTTGGAATATGTATCTATACCAGGTGCTGAAAGCTTCTTTCTCTTGCAGTTTGTATCACATTCATCCACACTGATAATGAGTAGGACACCAACTGGAAAATGACAACCCTCAGTGGTGCTCACCTGTGAGACAGCATCTGTCCCAGTCTAGAGCAAGACATCTTTCCCACTGGTTCCATATCTAAGAGTCAGGAACACAGCCATAATGTTCTTCACGAGGATGTTAATGCTTTCACTCCTTGCATCTGAAGCATGCCTGGCTCCacacctctgtgctcagcattggCCCAAACCTAAGGTAAGCCTTTGGAGCTTCTCCATTGTGTTTGTTAGGGGCCAAGTTAGGACTTGGCATAGACCCAAACTGTTCCTCCTTCCATGAAGGAATCACCACCACAAGGACATTGTGACATCTCCCACATCTTTCTCATCCCTGGAATGAGCTCAAGCTGCTGTGTTCAGGCCTGAAACAAGAAGGATGAAATAGTCTCTCCCTGCCTcacacctctgccttcccaacTGGCAAGCcgtgccctgcctgctctctttgGTGCAGCACTGAGCTACTTCTTGCTTCACAATGGTCAGAGTTGACTCTGAGGTTCTCAACTTCCCCAGTGTGAATTCTCCTGGTCCACAGCTGCTAACAcagaaaaaccaccaaaaccatcTCTGGGATCAGCTCCACCATTCCGCTCGGCcaggagcacccccagcaccatcagACTTGGCACAGACTGCCAGAGAGCCACCATCTGGCCAGTGCCCACCGTGGCCCGATCCAGACAGAGCACAGGAGGAGAGCATATGTAAAGGTAACATTTACTGAGAGCTACAGAACTGAGTATTATGAAGGACATACATGGATGGAGAGGGTAGCAACACCACCGCGGAGGGCAGCTCGGAGCCCCCTTTCCCAGCCTCGCCGGGGAAGGAGCCGGCCGCTACCGGACGAGTAAGGCAATGGAGATAACTGTGGCATATGCATCTGTAACAAACAAGACCATCATAGCATACACTGGTATGAGATCACATCTAGTGATTATATAAATCCTTATAGAGATCGCTGTATAAAAACTTTGTAAAAAatacttctttaaaaaaaaaaaagggaaaaacaaaaaaagtgtaAAAATGTGCATTCCAAAGCACGGCCGACACGGACAGCTGGGCTGTAAACATCATACTGAGAGTGTGCTTGTGGGGGGCGCCTGCGCCACCAAGCCCCGACAGGCCCTGCCCACCAGGCGGGGCTGCGTCAAGTGTCTGCGGTTCTGGGCTGTGGGTTTCCCTCCAGGGTGTGGGCCAGGAGCGGTGGCAGCCTCTGGGCGGGACGCCGAGCGGCGCCCGCAGCCCCTGCGCTGCGCAGGGCACGCGGTGCTTGCGGGATGCGCCGCGGCGTGGCGGGTGCCCGGGGCCACGAGCAGGCTGAAGGGCCGTGATGAGGTATCGTAGGGAGGCTGCCCTCACCGGCACCGCTAGCTCTGCTCCAGGTTCAGCCTCAAGAGTACACGGTGGACAGGTTCCCGATCTTCTCTGTCCCAACAGTTGTTTGGTCCATAGTTTCCAAGGAAGCCCACTGGGTCCTGGCTGCACGGTTCTTCATACAGTACATACATCAGAGACCCTGGAAGACCCTGCGCCActgtctcctcctcctggccctgtgcCACCTTCACTTCTTCTCTAGCTGCTCCAGCAGCGGGTTGGCTTCGCTCTCGGGCGTCTTGACGCTGTCTGTCCGCACGATGCATGTGGGACGGTGCCGGTTCAGCATCAGgatcagctgctgcctctcctgtttCAGCTCTTCTATCTGGGCCTTCAGCTCGGCGTTCATGAGCTCTAGGCGCTCGGACTCCTAGCAGGACAGAAACACAGCCACGGGTGACTTTACTCCAACAGGACATCATTTGAAGAGAAGCCATCTTGCCAagaagctctccctgctgagtgcctgccccccagcccctgcagcacaggagcagcctgAAGACCTGCAGAGgcaccagctcagccccagccctgctgccttgaGCTACTTAGTGCCACCGCAAGAAAATACACAGACACCTCCTAGGACAGGtctctgctgcaccacagcaaaccccctgcctggctgctttccatggTTCAGTTTTCAGTTTTCACCTCCCATCTGTAGGGTTTGTCCTTGTAAAATGTCTCCCTGTCCCATACTGTGTTATTTGTCCATGTCCCACTGCCCCTTGTAGAAGAGCAGCAAGGTGCTGTGTGAGTTTTGCTGCCTTGGGGTGATGGGTGAGAAGGTATCTGGCCTCTGAACGGGGAAACCTTCAGGAACGTGGGCAAGGGGCCAGCACACAGTAGGCCGCTGTCCTGTTCCACACTCCCATGGGCACTCCTGCTTCAGTGCTGAGGCAGGGATACTACCCTACCCTTAACCTAGAACTcgcccccagccctctccatcCCTGGTAGGCTGGGGCACCTTCCTAGGGAGATGCCTCTGCCAAggtctctgctgtgccctgggatggTCAGGCACTCACCCGCTGCAGGAACTCCgtcctctcctttttcttgttACGACATCGTGCTGCTGCTACTTTGTTCTTCTCACGGcgccttttcctcctctcctcttcttcatccaGCTGCAACAAGATGAAGAACCCCAGGTCAGAGCCAGCaggtgtggggcagagcaggaagcAAGGGTGAGCACCTGGCAGACCCAGTGGTGGCAGATACCCATGCCTGTACCCACCAGCAACAAGGTCTAATCCTCACTAGATAGCAGGtgcactgctgccacagcttctAATTCCACTCTGTAGGGACATGAGGATGGAGTACCCATAGATGGAGAGCTGTTTGGCAGGGGACAGACAACTCTTTGTAGGGCTGGTCCCTCCCTCAGGGCAGAGACAAGGGGAATAAGAGATCCATCCTGCAAAGATGGGCACAGTTTATCACACAGACACCTACAGTAACAGCTCTTTGAGCACAGTCATTCAAAGCATCACACACAGCCAAAGAGAGAAACCCAAAAGATCCCCAGACTGAGCCTGGCTGTTCTCCTCCTTCCAGGGGGGGATAGCAGACATAGGActgtctgctgcagcttcaAGTGCTGGCTGAGTCACAGGGCCACCACGGTAAGGCTAGGACAGCTCTTGCATCCCCTGTGAAGAagcaggacacagcagtgcctgcactGTTCACACTGACTCAGTTACTCTGTGCTATCTGACACAAACCACACTGGCCAGGCCAATAAGCCTTAAGGGCTGGAAACCCATAATCAAAATATTTAGGGATATTTACTACAAAGCCTGTGTACATAGCACGTGTCGTGCTTGCATCTGAGAAGCCAAATCAGCTCCTTCAAGGAAAATCAGAGTGCTGAAAGCTCTGCAAAGTCAGCATCCAGGTTACCCTTTGCAGCACAGTCAGAGGAGGTCCCTGGTGTCTTCATCCACATTTGGCCTGGGCCTCCAGAACTTGACATGTCAGGCTGACCTGCCTCATCCCTATAGCTGATACCTGACAGCACGAGTGTTTTCAAAGGCAGTGGCAGCACTATTTGCTTTATGAGCACTTCCACACCCTATCTGCACCTTCTCTAAGGGTAGCTCCAGCCTGAGAAGTCAGCCACATCCTTCCCTTTTCACCTCCCCAAGGCTGTCTGATTGAAGgacacacagaatcatacaattgttttggttggaagagacctttaagatcatcaagcctaaCCATGAACCCAACACTGCTAGGCCAACACTAGACCATGTgtctaagcaccacatctacgcaTCTttaagcatctccagggatgatggcTCCACCACTCCCCCAGGCAGTCTGTCCAGTACTTTACAACCCTTCCTATgaggaattttttcctaatatgcatccccaacctcctctggcacaacttgaggctcttGTCCTACcatttgttacttgggagaacagactgaccaagacctcactacaacctcctttcaggtagttgtagaggggaTAAGATCTCTCCTGAGCTTCATTTTCTCCAGGATAAATaaccctcagccactcctcagaagaTTTGTGCTCTCGACCCTTCTGatccttgctgcccttctttggacatgctacagcacctcagtgtctttcctgcagtgagaagccccaaactgaatgcagtattcaaggtgtggcctcaccactgctAAGTACAATCAGTTCCCTGGTCCTTCTGggcacactatttctgatacaaaccaggatgctgtaggccttcttggccacctggaacactgctggctcttgttcagacAGCTGCCAACCAatatccccaggtccttttatTCCAGCCACTCTCCCCCAAGTCTGTATTGTTGTATGGGGTTGTTATGaaccaagtgcaggacctggcacttggccttgttgaacctcataccaTTGGTCTCAgtccattgatccagcctgtccaggtccctctgtaaagccttcctaccttcaagcagatcaacatgcAtgcccatcttggtgtcatctgccagCTTctctgagggtgccctcaaCCCCTTTGTCCAAActattgataaagatattaaagagaataGGCCTCGAGACTGAGCCaggaggaacaccacttgtgatcAGCTGCCTACTGGATTCAGCTCCATTCACCACATTCTCTGGGCCCAGCCATTCTGGCAATTTTTCAGCCAGCCAGTAcatccatccaagccatgagcagccagtttctccaggagaacACTGTGGGAAATGAGCCTCTTGGAGCACACATCATCTGAACAGCTTTGTTGCTGTAGCAACAAAGCTTAGTCAccttaaaagggaaaaaaaaccaaacccacagagATTCCCAATGCCAAGGCCACAAACTCATGTTGGGGGCAGGGGCCACCCAGATTACCCTGGTGATACCTGCAGGAAACAAAAGCTGAAAGTGCCATCATCCATGGCAAACTGTGCACACTGCTAACATTTACCAAGTCCAAAGCTCACTACTTAAAACATCTTATCTTGCTGTACAAGGGCAGGATGAAACATTGATTCCATGGAGTTAAGGTGAAAGGGGCACCTTAAGTGAGCTGCACACCCAGCATGTCACATGCTTTAGAGATCACACCCCAGCTTTAAGGCACTAATAACTTCTGCATCTTCTCTACCTTACTTCCAAAGCATTGTACCAAAGGTGCCATTTCAGCTGTGGATAAAATATTAAGCAAACTCAGCACAAGCTATGCAGAAACCTCCATAATGCCAGGCTGCCACCCTTCCTTTGTCCTGGCAGTGCCACGGGGCATCGTGCACCACATTCCTGAGAACTAGGATGCGAACAGCACTGACAGCCCCAAGTGCAGTTAGAAACGGCCAGCTGGCACTACACCTACCTAACTCAGACATGGCAGGCATCAGCAGAAATGACCAAGAAGGCTCCTACTCCATGCTGTGCTGTCTCTTCCTCCTGGCAGGACCAGGATACCTCACAGCaaaggcacaggcagctcctttACAAGGAGACAGGTATCAGTTCTAGTTAACGCCTTGttaaagatgtccttgctcactggggaggggtccatttcaacccaaagcattccatgattctatgatcaggatAACCATCATTCCCCTCCACACATTTACCAACCACTCATCTACCCCTTAGACAGCTCCTTGGCCTTTTAGTTCAAGGATTATTAGGAGAGTGCAGAGAGGGGACACATGGTCACAAGTCTGAAGTTCAAGACACACCCCAAACTTTCCTGCAAAGTTCATCTTGGTTTGTAACACAAACTGGAAGAGGAAACAGCCACTGCACAAGCCCCACATACCCCTGGGAGTTGCCTGACACATTTTCACACCCTGTTACTTCATTCACTGAGAATAAAAGAATAAGTGACCTGACCCTGTGCCCTTCATCTTCCCTTCCACCCTACACAGGGCCTAGCAAAGGGCCATGTCCTTTTGATGAGACATAGATGTTCAAGGAGGGTGGCtgagcacagacagcagcagcttgaaCTCTGCTGCTTGACCACAGCCCCTGTAACTTCAAGAAAGCAGGTTTCATTCTCTCTGATTCTGCTTGATTTCGGTTCAAAAaggtcataggatcataggatgttaggggttgggagggacctccaaagatcatcgagtccaacccccctgccagagcaggaccatagaatctagcacaggttgcacaggaacacatccagataggtcttgaaactctccagagaaggagactccacaacctctctgggcagcctgttcaatgctctgtgaccctcacagtgaagaagttcctcctcatgttgaggtggaacctcctgtgctgtagttcatatccattaccccttgtcctatcccagggtgcaagtgagcagagcctgtcccctccctcttgacacccagccctcagatatttatagacatctattaaatcccctctcagtcttggTGACATGGCCCTGGTGCTGGGGGTAAGGACTCAACttggaggcacaggggagaatATCACTCTCTATCATCCCATAGCATGTTTCAGCAGCCAATCTCCAGGGGAGCCCTGTGAGAAGAAGATCGGGGTCccaggctccagagccctgcaggaggaaagcagctgcagcctgcattgcAAAATTATGCATGGGCAGCTTCTTGGCTAATCATGGGATAAGCAAGGGTCAAGGAGTCAGGCTGGACAACCAATATGTGACAACCACACAAGGAAAATGCCATGAGAGTGTCTCCCAAGTCCCTGCAGCCTGGTTTTGACATGCTGGAGCACAGTACTGAGCAGAAGATGCCCACCTTCCCCCATCCCCCTTGAGGTGAAGCCAGGGGCCCCTCCCCAAGCAGTGGGAGAGAGGCAtacccagctggcagtgcctgtggaACAAGCCAAGCCACTGCTGCCACTCAGCACCACTCACCCACACGCCTTGGCGACATCGgtggcagcagcaccaaggGCTCGCTTGCAGCCGAGACAGGATGAAAGCATTGCACAAAGCCTCTGACAGGCTTCTCCTCTGGGCACGTGCCCCAACCTAGGGACACACCGGCTGTGCCAGACCCCGCTCCACAGGCAGGCTTTGAGTTGAACTGGCTGCCAACAGCTGCACAGGACTGGTCAGGTCTGGGACAGTGAGGCCATCACTTGCAGGCCATGCCACAGGGACAGAAATTCAGgcagagggaagaggcagctggTAGAGCAGCTGCCAACACACAGGCAGCATGAGGTAAAACACGCTGCTGCCCACTCCGGCAGGAAACCCAAACCCAGGCAGGAGAGAAACCCAGGCAGGTGCAAGCAACGGCCCCGCAGGGCCATCTGCAACCGGCAGCCTCTGAGACTCACCTCACTTTTCACAGGCTGGGGTCTCTTCCCAAGCTTCACCTCCAGGAAGTGGAGCGGCGAGATCATGGCCCCGATGTTGCGGATGTCGGCGTACTTCAGCTCCTCAGCCgtcagggctgtgccaggcagtcCCGTCAGAGGGCCCAGCCCGGGCAGCGCACCAGCCGTCAGAGACGGGTCAGGGATCTGCCCTGGCATCATAGCAGGGGAAACAGCTTCGAAGGCTGGAGGGAGAGTGAGACACGGCCCATTACAACCCAGCTGCGGGGGGTCACGACATGGCACAAGCTGAGTGTATTCCACAGTCCCATCGCCTACCAGGGCACAACCCAGGGAGAGCAGTTGCTCTTCctcagggatcacagaatcatacagtttcaggggctggaaagcaccttgcaagatcatccagtccagagcaggatcacctacaccagatcacacaggaaggcatccagaggaGTTTttatatctccagagagggagactccacaacctccctgggcagcctgttccagtgctctgtcaccctcacagtgaaaaattttttcctcctattcatgtgaaacttcctatggctcaacttccacccactgccccttgtcctgtcactgggcaccaccaagaagagcctggctccatcctcttgggactcaagcttcacatatttataaacattggaAAAGGAGTAAGCAAAACCTGGGTGACAGAACCCAAAACATATGAATCCTGCTAGGTGTGTCTATTAGGAAGAGAAGAAATCCGAGAGGCAAAGCaccagaggaagaggagctggCTGTGTAAAAGTGATGCGGCCCAGTGAACTGTTGGTTGCGGCACACCTTTCTTTCAAGTGCAGAAGATCAAGGTTTGGTCTTAACTGAGTTTTGATTAATGTACAGGCTattaggacaagaagaaaatgGCACAAAGAGGGCCATAACATGCCTCAGGCTGGATTTCCTCTGGGCAGACTCCACTAGCTGCTCAAGGCTGGAACATGGCACAGGGGACAAGGGATAAAACCGTGACAGAAAAACCTGCCACTGAACAAACATCTCCCAGCAGAGATACGAGGAAACAAtagctggagaggaggggaaatggagcaaggTGCAAAAAGCTTCCTATattaggaaagaggaaaaaaaaaaagcagtacaAATGAGAACAGGACCGAGGCAAACTTTGGCAAGTCACTTACAGGCAGAAGAAAGACCTACCAGGACATGTGAAGAGCAAGCagctaaagaaataaaattgtaCCTCAAAATGGGAAACCCCCAGCAGTCATATTAGCCAAAAAGCAAAGGTGGTCATTGGCTAAATGCATGTACACCCCTAACTGCCCTGTGACACTCACAAGTGACCCAGTTACAACATGCAGAGTTAACTTCtgtccacacagcagcaggtttttttccctccattcaACTCAACCACACGTCCTAATGCTCATGCACACTTCTACTTGCTCTGAGCCAGACCAGTCTCAGCACACACCAGGAGCCTTCAGAAATCCACCCCCCATCTTGCTCCTGCCCTCAGAGGCACctgtgcagcagggtgagggacaaGCAAtgtcaggagggaaaaaagaagggggggggggggggcggggggggggcggaggAAAGGGACTAATGCAGTGGACCCAAAAATCTCACTGAGCAGCTTCCCACAACAACTACAGCCAGGCAAAAGTCAGGATTCAACAAGCAGTTGGGTAAATTCATGGAAGATGGCTTCACAAAAGACCATCAGTCACAATCTCCTGGAAGCTCTGATAGCACTGACTGCCAGAGCAAGGAGGTGCATTATGTAAGGGTTAACATGCACTGGCCCTGCCCTTTCCAAAtcctccactcagctgctgagAGAACAGGTAACAGGCAAAGCAGACTTTTGgaccaggcagcactgctgtgctaaGCAGAGGCACACACTGTCAAGTCAGCTCCCACAGTTGCTCAGCGTGTGCCATCCTGGGATGTAAATCCATGTCAGCACCAGGCTGAAAACTTGAGTAAAGCTGCACATGAGCTAGGACTGTTggatcacagagccacagaacagttgaggtggggagggacctctggaggtcacctggtccaacccTCCTCCTCAAACAGGGTCAGTGGGAACAGGATGAACAGGGTTAATCATGATAAGTAGAAAAGTTAATGATTTCTTGGTACTGGCACATCTCTTTACCCAGGAGACTATTTGGTGTATTTGTTAATGTGAAGGAACAGGAGATGGTcagcagaaagggaaggaaaaaccaATCATACAGGTTAGTCAAGGATAGTGAGGCTAATGCATGCTCCACAGACCCCAGCACAGGTGCCATTCAAACCACTTCAGTGTGCCAGAAGATTTACATCAGAGAGTGCCTACAAGCTGCAATGTGCTGTGAGCTGTCATACACTCCAAGGTGCCACTGGAGACCCAGGTGTCCACACAAGGTCACCCCTGGCAGAGTTTGCCAGACCCCAGCAGTGACCAGTGGGACTTGAGAAAGTGTGGAAAGCAAATGCAACAAGACTGTGACCATAAAGAGGTGGTGACTTGGATCAGACCCTCTGCTCCAGTCATCCTTCAGGAAGAGAGACCAGAAGGGAGAGTGCAGGCTGGTGCTCAGGTGATACTACCTCAGGAAATAGACTCCTGCCCATTTGGTGACAGAAGAGAAAGATTAACACTTAGTAATGACCTCTGACCTCAGACAAAACTACATGTCAACTTGCTGAGATTGCAAGGACCTAAACCAGACTGTAATTCCACATCTGCAGTGCCTGCCTTGTACAG
Proteins encoded in this region:
- the JDP2 gene encoding jun dimerization protein 2 → MMPGQIPDPSLTAGALPGLGPLTGLPGTALTAEELKYADIRNIGAMISPLHFLEVKLGKRPQPVKSELDEEEERRKRRREKNKVAAARCRNKKKERTEFLQRESERLELMNAELKAQIEELKQERQQLILMLNRHRPTCIVRTDSVKTPESEANPLLEQLEKK